A DNA window from Canis lupus familiaris isolate Mischka breed German Shepherd chromosome 10, alternate assembly UU_Cfam_GSD_1.0, whole genome shotgun sequence contains the following coding sequences:
- the A4GALT gene encoding lactosylceramide 4-alpha-galactosyltransferase, protein MSRPPECLLRLLRGAPRQRVCTLFIISFKFTFFVSIMIYWHIVGEPGGQREFPNLPADVPCPRLVPPTQLSSALPPGNIFFLETSDRTNPNFLFMCSVESAARAHPESRVVVLMKGLPGGNASLPRHLGLSLLGCFPNVHMLPLDLEELFRDTPLAAWYAARQRRWEPYLLPVLSDACRIALMWKFGGIYLDTDFIVLKNLHNLTNTLGAQSRYVLNGAFLAFERHHEFMALCMRDFVAHYNGWIWGHQGPQLLTRVFKKWCSIRSLDESHACRGVTTLPCEAFYPIPWQDWKKYFQDISPEELHRLLNATYAVHVWNKKSQGTRLEATSRALLAQLHARYCPTTHEAMKMYL, encoded by the coding sequence ATGTCCAGGCCCCCCGAGTGCCTGCTGCGGCTGCTCCGGGGCGCCCCAAGACAGCGGGTCTGCACCCTGTTTATCATCAGCTTCAAGTTCACGTTTTTTGTCTCCATCATGATCTACTGGCACATTGTGGGAGAGCCGGGGGGCCAAAGAGAATTCCCGAACTTGCCTGCTGACGTCCCCTGCCCCCGACTGGTGCCCCCCACGCAGCTCTCCAGCGCCCTGCCTCCGGGCAACATCTTCTTCCTGGAGACGTCAGACCGGACCAACCCCAACTTCCTATTCATGTGCTCGGTGGAGTCGGCCGCCAGGGCCCACCCCGAGTCCCGGGTGGTGGTCCTGATGAAGGGGCTGCCCGGCGGGAATGCGTCGCTGCCCCGGCACCTGGGCCTGTCGCTCCTGGGCTGCTTCCCCAACGTGCACATGCTCCCGCTGGACCTGGAGGAGCTGTTCCGGGACACGCCCCTGGCGGCCTGGTACGCGGCCCGGCAGCGCCGGTGGGAGCCCTACCTGCTGCCCGTGCTCTCCGACGCCTGCAGGATCGCGCTCATGTGGAAGTTCGGCGGCATCTACCTGGACACGGACTTCATCGTCCTCAAGAACCTGCACAACCTCACCAACACGCTGGGCGCCCAGTCCCGCTACGTCCTCAACGGTGCCTTCCTGGCCTTCGAGCGCCACCACGAGTTCATGGCCCTGTGCATGCGTGACTTCGTGGCCCACTACAACGGCTGGATCTGGGGCCACCAGGGCCCGCAGCTGCTCACGCGGGTCTTCAAGAAGTGGTGCTCCATCCGCAGCCTGGATGAGAGCCACGCCTGCCGCGGCGTCACCACCCTGCCCTGCGAGGCCTTCTATCCCATCCCCTGGCAGGACTGGAAGAAGTACTTCCAGGACATCAGCCCCGAGGAGCTGCACCGGCTGCTCAATGCCACCTACGCCGTCCACGTGTGGAACAAGAAGAGCCAGGGCACGCGCCTGGAGGCCACGTCCCGGGCGCTGCTGGCGCAGCTCCATGCCCGCTACTGCCCCACGACACATGAGGCCATGAAGATGTACTTGTGA